Proteins from one Deinococcus budaensis genomic window:
- a CDS encoding DAK2 domain-containing protein: MLRVATDWLGVYREQVNALNVYPVPDGDTGTNMHLTMQSVRRELDTCDESSMASVARAISYGALLGARGNSGVILSQLLKGFAEVVREKQAVDADTLAAAFRAAQKAGYGAVMKPVEGTILTVARGVADGANGPHDRDTVDSVLEAALFEGQKLLDQTPEMLPALKQAGVIDSGGQGYLYVVQGMLAALRGDALPEAPEITAYAQQQFETEEFGYCTEFLMSEASKPIEEIRDLVTPFGDSLLVVGAEGYVKGHIHTNDPDGLLATVGRYGRMLKTKVEDMAEQHTEILGMAGAAARAEEEVPPSGLVAVASGYGLVKLFRSLGARIVSGGQTANPSVQDIVDAVRSVSAEQVLILPNNKNVLMAAEKAMELMEGRAVVVPTRTLGQGIGAALAFQPEGDAESLRAEMEQAAARVTTFEVTRASRTTNITTKDGVTLDIAEGDVIGLRDDELMQAGGSPEDSVLFMLNRSYEGQEVVTVFGGPQSTPESLEALAARIRQEFPMVEAEAHAGGPDLYDYLVTLE, translated from the coding sequence ATGCTGCGGGTGGCGACCGACTGGCTGGGGGTGTACCGCGAGCAGGTCAACGCCCTGAACGTGTACCCGGTGCCCGACGGCGACACCGGCACCAACATGCACCTCACCATGCAGTCGGTGCGGCGCGAACTCGACACCTGCGACGAATCGAGCATGGCCTCGGTCGCCCGCGCGATCAGCTACGGGGCGCTGCTGGGGGCGCGCGGCAACTCGGGCGTGATCCTCTCGCAGCTGCTCAAGGGCTTTGCCGAGGTCGTGCGCGAGAAGCAGGCGGTGGACGCCGACACCCTTGCCGCCGCCTTCCGCGCCGCCCAGAAGGCCGGGTACGGCGCGGTGATGAAGCCGGTCGAGGGCACCATCCTGACCGTCGCGCGGGGCGTGGCCGACGGGGCCAACGGCCCCCACGACCGCGACACGGTGGACTCGGTGCTGGAAGCCGCGCTGTTCGAGGGCCAGAAGTTGCTCGACCAGACGCCCGAGATGCTCCCGGCGCTCAAGCAGGCGGGCGTGATCGACTCGGGTGGGCAGGGCTACCTCTACGTGGTGCAGGGGATGCTCGCGGCCCTGCGCGGCGACGCGCTGCCCGAGGCGCCGGAAATCACCGCCTACGCCCAGCAGCAGTTCGAGACCGAGGAATTCGGCTACTGCACCGAGTTCCTGATGAGCGAGGCGAGCAAACCCATCGAGGAGATCCGCGACCTGGTGACGCCGTTTGGAGACAGCCTGCTGGTCGTCGGCGCCGAGGGCTACGTCAAGGGACACATCCACACCAACGACCCCGACGGGCTGCTGGCGACGGTGGGCCGCTACGGCCGGATGCTCAAGACCAAGGTCGAGGACATGGCCGAGCAGCACACCGAGATCCTGGGCATGGCGGGCGCCGCCGCGCGGGCCGAGGAGGAGGTGCCGCCCTCCGGGCTGGTCGCGGTGGCGAGCGGCTACGGGCTGGTCAAGCTGTTCCGCTCGCTGGGCGCGCGCATCGTCTCGGGCGGGCAGACCGCCAACCCCAGCGTGCAGGACATCGTGGACGCGGTGCGCTCGGTCAGCGCCGAGCAGGTGCTGATCCTGCCCAACAACAAGAACGTGCTGATGGCCGCCGAAAAGGCGATGGAACTGATGGAGGGCCGCGCGGTGGTCGTGCCCACCCGCACGCTGGGGCAGGGCATCGGGGCGGCGCTGGCCTTCCAGCCCGAGGGAGACGCCGAGAGCCTGCGCGCCGAGATGGAGCAGGCCGCCGCCCGCGTGACCACCTTCGAGGTGACCCGCGCGAGCCGCACGACGAACATCACGACCAAAGACGGGGTAACCCTGGACATCGCCGAAGGCGACGTGATCGGCCTGCGAGACGACGAACTGATGCAGGCGGGCGGCTCGCCGGAAGACAGCGTGCTGTTCATGCTGAACCGCAGCTACGAGGGCCAGGAGGTCGTCACCGTGTTCGGCGGGCCGCAAAGCACCCCCGAGAGCCTGGAGGCGCTGGCCGCGCGCATCCGCCAGGAGTTCCCGATGGTGGAGGCCGAGGCGCACGCGGGGGGGCCGGACCTGTACGACTATCTGGTGACGCTGGAGTAG
- the aroC gene encoding chorismate synthase: MRYLTAGESHGPQLTAIIEGLPSQLPLGKGDIDPWLRRRQGGYGRGRRMVIETDEAQILSGVRAGRTTGAPVTLVIENRDHRNWTEIMSPEPGGEPRKKALTDARPGHADLTGGIKYRHRDLRDVLERASARETAARVAVGSVALRLLAELGVEGANYVSSLGGVETRQPFAWDALDAIEDSDLRTPDADAAERMRERIDQAKKDGDTLGGILEVRFRGLPVGLGSFAHWDRKLDGRIAQACLSVQAMKGVEIGRAFENAARPGSGVHDAVYYREGTYARDTNAAGGLEAGMTNGEELIVRVAMKPIATLMKPLPTVNVVSHEPSDAARERSDTTAVPAAGVILQCVIGWVLADALLEKFGGDTLPELQERLEAARAYARAY, encoded by the coding sequence ATGAGGTACCTCACCGCCGGGGAATCGCACGGGCCGCAGCTCACGGCGATCATCGAGGGGTTGCCGTCACAGCTGCCGCTGGGCAAGGGCGACATCGACCCCTGGCTGCGGCGGCGGCAGGGCGGCTACGGGCGTGGGCGCCGGATGGTGATCGAGACCGACGAGGCGCAGATTCTCAGCGGCGTGCGCGCGGGCCGCACGACGGGCGCTCCCGTCACGCTGGTGATCGAAAACCGCGACCACCGCAACTGGACCGAGATCATGTCCCCGGAGCCAGGGGGGGAGCCGCGCAAGAAGGCCCTGACCGACGCCCGCCCCGGCCACGCCGACCTGACCGGCGGCATCAAGTACCGCCACCGTGACCTGCGGGACGTGCTGGAGCGGGCCTCCGCGCGCGAGACGGCGGCGCGGGTGGCGGTCGGCTCGGTGGCGCTGCGGCTGCTCGCGGAACTGGGCGTGGAGGGCGCGAACTACGTTTCCAGCCTGGGCGGGGTCGAGACGCGCCAGCCCTTCGCCTGGGACGCGCTGGACGCCATCGAGGACAGCGACCTGCGGACCCCCGACGCGGACGCGGCCGAGCGGATGCGCGAGCGGATCGACCAGGCCAAGAAGGACGGGGACACCCTGGGCGGCATCCTGGAGGTGCGCTTCCGGGGCCTGCCGGTGGGCCTGGGCAGCTTCGCGCACTGGGACCGCAAGCTCGACGGGCGCATCGCGCAGGCGTGCCTCAGCGTGCAGGCGATGAAGGGCGTGGAGATCGGGCGGGCCTTCGAGAACGCCGCCCGGCCCGGCAGCGGGGTTCACGACGCGGTGTACTACCGGGAGGGCACGTATGCCCGCGACACCAACGCGGCGGGCGGCCTGGAAGCGGGCATGACCAACGGTGAGGAACTGATCGTGCGGGTCGCCATGAAGCCCATCGCCACGCTGATGAAGCCCCTCCCGACCGTCAATGTGGTCAGCCACGAGCCGTCGGACGCCGCCCGCGAGCGCAGCGACACGACCGCCGTGCCCGCCGCCGGGGTGATCTTGCAATGCGTGATCGGGTGGGTGCTGGCCGACGCGCTGCTGGAGAAGTTCGGGGGCGACACCCTGCCGGAACTTCAGGAGCGCTTGGAGGCGGCGCGGGCCTACGCGCGGGCCTACTGA
- the pilM gene encoding type IV pilus assembly protein PilM — protein sequence MSSLLQRLTRPRQSAIGVEIGTSAIKVVALRPGSPPVLQHAVMVPTPIGSMRDGLVIEPQAVASELRKLLAEHQITVRQAVTAVPNQSAVTRNIMVPRMERKDLQEAIKWEAERYLPYPIDEVNLDFDLLDDPAQVPEDGQMEAVIAAAPSEAVARQVEVLRLAGLEPTVVDLKSFATLRALRGNLLGEHLNKTTLSGLNYTEAGEVALVLEIGASSSVISLVRGDRILMARNISVAADDFTTALQKAFDLDFAAAEEIKLGYAAAGLPTENEEDLLNFDLAREQYSPARVFEVVRPVLADLVTEVRRSLEFYRVQSGDVVIDRTFIAGGGAKLRGLEGAISDALGFRVEVASPWLTVQTDQANADPGYLQTHAAEFTVPLGLALRGVPHG from the coding sequence ATGTCAAGCCTGCTACAACGCCTCACGCGCCCACGCCAGAGTGCCATCGGCGTGGAGATCGGCACCAGCGCCATCAAGGTGGTGGCGCTGCGCCCCGGCTCGCCCCCGGTGCTTCAGCACGCGGTCATGGTGCCGACGCCCATCGGCAGCATGCGCGACGGCCTGGTGATCGAACCGCAGGCCGTCGCCAGCGAACTGCGCAAACTGCTGGCCGAGCACCAGATCACCGTTCGTCAGGCGGTCACCGCCGTGCCCAACCAGTCGGCGGTCACGCGCAACATCATGGTGCCGCGCATGGAGCGCAAGGACCTTCAGGAGGCCATCAAGTGGGAGGCCGAGCGTTACCTCCCCTACCCCATCGACGAGGTCAACCTCGATTTCGACCTGCTCGACGATCCCGCCCAGGTGCCCGAAGACGGCCAGATGGAGGCCGTGATCGCGGCGGCGCCCAGCGAGGCGGTCGCGCGGCAGGTCGAGGTGCTGCGGCTGGCGGGGCTGGAGCCGACCGTGGTGGACCTCAAGAGCTTTGCCACGCTGCGGGCGCTGCGCGGCAACCTGCTGGGCGAGCACCTCAACAAGACCACCCTCTCGGGCCTGAACTACACCGAGGCGGGCGAGGTCGCGCTGGTGCTGGAGATCGGCGCGAGCAGCAGCGTGATCAGCCTGGTGCGCGGCGACCGCATCCTGATGGCGCGCAACATCTCGGTGGCCGCCGACGACTTCACCACCGCGCTGCAAAAGGCCTTCGACCTGGATTTCGCCGCCGCCGAGGAGATCAAGCTGGGCTACGCGGCGGCCGGGCTGCCGACCGAGAACGAAGAAGACCTGCTGAATTTCGACCTCGCCCGCGAGCAGTACAGCCCCGCGCGCGTGTTCGAGGTCGTGCGCCCGGTGCTGGCCGACCTGGTCACCGAGGTGCGGAGATCGCTGGAGTTCTACCGGGTGCAGTCGGGCGACGTGGTCATCGACCGGACCTTTATCGCGGGGGGCGGGGCCAAACTGCGCGGCCTGGAGGGGGCCATCAGCGACGCGCTGGGCTTCCGGGTGGAGGTCGCCAGCCCCTGGCTGACCGTGCAGACCGACCAGGCCAACGCCGACCCCGGCTACCTCCAGACCCACGCCGCCGAGTTCACGGTGCCGCTGGGGCTGGCGCTGCGGGGGGTGCCGCATGGTTGA
- a CDS encoding fimbrial assembly protein: protein MVEINLLPQADRRRSGSGGDGWKLAALALLPLTAAAILVPEWLVSHQIGKLRDEQALLQGEIAALTPTKQKHDELLATRRTLEGVTAVAQTLRDAKTYWTNDVAAFSAQLPSGGGVAVTSMNVKPLDAGALTSLQQGGVYAGKNVVREFDLSGTARSQQSVVNFLNAFENSPNFAVNFRSLQEEGETGRYTFAASVGLVGAAPAPAAGTPAGTPAGTADAAAAPAPATPADGGSDVR, encoded by the coding sequence ATGGTTGAGATCAACCTGCTGCCGCAGGCGGACCGCCGCCGCAGCGGCTCCGGCGGGGACGGCTGGAAGCTCGCGGCCCTGGCGCTGCTGCCGCTGACCGCCGCCGCCATCCTGGTTCCCGAGTGGCTGGTCAGTCACCAGATCGGCAAGTTGCGCGACGAGCAGGCGCTGCTTCAGGGCGAGATCGCCGCGCTGACCCCCACCAAGCAGAAACACGACGAGCTGCTGGCGACCCGCCGCACCCTGGAGGGCGTCACGGCGGTCGCCCAGACGCTGCGGGACGCCAAGACCTACTGGACCAACGACGTGGCGGCCTTTTCGGCGCAGCTCCCCAGTGGGGGCGGCGTGGCCGTGACCTCCATGAACGTCAAGCCGCTCGACGCGGGCGCGCTGACCAGCCTGCAACAGGGCGGCGTCTACGCCGGAAAGAACGTGGTGCGCGAGTTCGACCTCTCGGGCACCGCCCGCAGCCAGCAGTCGGTGGTGAATTTCCTGAACGCCTTCGAGAACAGCCCCAACTTCGCCGTGAACTTCCGCAGCCTGCAAGAGGAGGGCGAGACGGGCCGCTACACCTTCGCCGCCTCGGTCGGGCTGGTGGGCGCGGCCCCGGCCCCCGCTGCCGGGACCCCGGCCGGGACCCCAGCAGGGACCGCAGACGCCGCAGCGGCCCCCGCCCCCGCCACCCCCGCCGACGGAGGCAGCGATGTCCGTTAA
- a CDS encoding type II secretion system protein GspD: MKRYALLLTAALGMAAAQTSVQPSAPVQGTAALPARTADPQLSGAAVTFDLRRAGSDLTSMLLALAKSAGYEIVLEPGVEAILQAGSSGAAAAPAGGQPGAGAAPMLVTYSVVNKPFNEVWPLVLDLYGLSYETLRIGGRPVLRVTARPVQKIVQLPASLSSALVERQLKLSFGSLRMISNSQSNQNAAPGTASTSTTTREETREEIILDSATLRIIAEPASNSVIIRGTNQEVAQVERLLAEIVAVQPAGVRAALQTEVQRIYTVRGAQADAVALLGAQYPGLRVTSVGQTGQLVITGPQNQLDAALALLGQVDRAPATPAPAETAAIQRVYAVKGQQADIVTLLGAQFSGLKVTPVGQTGQLVLTGPPTQLDTALALLGQVDRAAPNPAQTVQRVFQLVNASAEEVKATLEGTLAREVTPEKPLANVPVNATDANGNAITVTVPTTNTSAAQAPQEAPAAAPAAANAATIIADKRTNTLIVRGTAPQVDQIADLIPRLDQVVPQINVQVRIQEINETAARTLGMDWKVNFGGFNVSLGGGGLGATFDPTRSLVGFNVFPTLQALETQGFTKRVYDGNITMQSGQRSLGTGTNSQNASAGAAASIKSGGRLEINIPSSAGNIEKQIDYGLNLDFFEPQVAPDGTVTLRVRGQVNNIAGALPTTALPNLLNFTNSEAQSTITFKSGQTVLMSGLLGTSETKSNDGVPFLRSLPIIGPAFSKQSTNRSQTQLLVIITGNVVK; the protein is encoded by the coding sequence ATGAAGAGATACGCCCTCCTGCTGACCGCCGCGCTCGGCATGGCCGCCGCGCAGACTTCCGTGCAGCCCTCCGCCCCCGTCCAGGGGACGGCCGCCCTTCCCGCGCGCACCGCCGACCCACAGCTCTCGGGCGCCGCCGTCACCTTTGACCTGCGGCGCGCAGGCAGCGACCTGACCTCCATGCTGCTGGCCCTCGCCAAAAGCGCCGGGTACGAGATTGTGCTGGAACCCGGCGTGGAGGCCATCTTGCAGGCGGGCAGCTCCGGCGCCGCAGCGGCCCCGGCAGGCGGCCAGCCGGGAGCCGGCGCCGCCCCCATGCTCGTGACCTACAGCGTGGTCAACAAGCCCTTCAACGAGGTGTGGCCGCTGGTCCTCGACCTCTATGGCCTGAGCTACGAGACGCTGCGTATCGGCGGGAGGCCCGTGCTGCGCGTCACCGCCCGGCCCGTGCAGAAGATCGTCCAGCTTCCGGCGAGCCTCAGCTCGGCGCTAGTGGAGCGGCAGCTCAAGCTCTCCTTCGGAAGCCTGAGGATGATCAGCAACAGCCAGAGCAACCAGAACGCCGCGCCGGGCACGGCCAGCACCTCCACGACCACCCGTGAGGAGACGCGCGAGGAGATCATTCTCGACTCTGCCACCCTGCGGATCATCGCGGAGCCTGCCTCCAACAGCGTCATCATCCGGGGGACCAATCAGGAGGTCGCGCAGGTCGAGCGGCTGCTCGCCGAGATCGTGGCCGTCCAGCCTGCGGGCGTCCGGGCCGCTCTCCAGACAGAGGTGCAGCGCATCTACACCGTCCGGGGAGCGCAGGCCGACGCCGTGGCGCTGCTGGGCGCGCAGTACCCGGGTCTCAGGGTCACGTCCGTGGGGCAGACCGGACAACTCGTGATCACCGGGCCGCAAAACCAGCTCGACGCCGCCCTGGCCCTGCTGGGACAGGTGGACCGCGCCCCCGCGACCCCCGCCCCGGCCGAGACCGCCGCCATCCAGCGCGTCTACGCCGTCAAGGGCCAGCAGGCCGACATTGTGACCCTCCTGGGCGCGCAGTTCTCTGGCCTCAAGGTCACGCCGGTCGGGCAGACCGGGCAACTGGTCCTAACGGGGCCGCCGACCCAGCTCGACACGGCCCTGGCCTTGCTGGGACAGGTGGACCGGGCGGCGCCCAACCCTGCCCAGACCGTGCAGCGCGTCTTCCAGCTGGTGAACGCCAGTGCCGAGGAGGTCAAGGCGACGCTGGAGGGCACGCTCGCCCGCGAGGTCACGCCCGAGAAGCCGCTGGCCAACGTGCCCGTCAACGCGACCGACGCGAACGGCAACGCGATCACCGTGACGGTGCCGACCACGAACACCAGTGCGGCGCAGGCGCCCCAGGAGGCCCCGGCGGCCGCCCCCGCCGCCGCGAACGCGGCGACGATCATCGCGGACAAGCGCACCAACACCCTGATCGTGCGCGGCACCGCCCCGCAGGTCGATCAGATTGCCGACCTGATTCCCCGGCTCGATCAGGTCGTGCCCCAGATCAACGTGCAGGTCCGGATTCAGGAGATCAACGAGACGGCGGCGCGCACGCTCGGCATGGACTGGAAGGTCAATTTCGGGGGCTTCAACGTGTCGCTGGGCGGCGGCGGGCTGGGCGCCACCTTCGACCCCACCCGCAGCCTGGTCGGCTTCAACGTGTTCCCCACCTTGCAGGCGCTGGAAACCCAGGGCTTTACCAAGCGCGTCTACGACGGCAACATCACCATGCAGAGCGGGCAGCGCTCGCTGGGCACCGGGACCAACTCGCAAAACGCCTCGGCGGGGGCGGCCGCCTCGATCAAGAGCGGCGGGCGGCTGGAGATCAACATCCCGTCGAGCGCGGGCAACATCGAAAAGCAGATCGACTACGGCCTGAACCTCGACTTCTTCGAGCCGCAGGTCGCGCCCGACGGCACGGTCACGCTGCGGGTGCGCGGGCAGGTCAACAACATCGCGGGCGCGCTGCCCACGACCGCCCTGCCCAACCTGCTGAACTTCACCAACAGTGAGGCCCAGAGCACCATCACCTTCAAGAGCGGCCAGACGGTCCTGATGAGCGGCCTGCTGGGCACCTCCGAGACCAAGTCGAACGACGGCGTGCCCTTCCTCAGAAGCCTGCCCATCATCGGCCCGGCCTTCAGCAAGCAGTCGACCAACCGCAGCCAGACACAACTGCTGGTCATCATCACCGGCAACGTCGTCAAGTAA
- the murF gene encoding UDP-N-acetylmuramoyl-tripeptide--D-alanyl-D-alanine ligase, with protein MLDPHAALPFAAAVHPGARPARRLTWDSREAGPEVAFVALPGERMHGNRFVEAALAAGAPFVLTDLDVERAVRVGDAREALFAWARSQRAHNRLVVGITGSVGKTTAKSYAAAALDAEFMPVYNTLPAIACFLIELGSGDRPLVVEMGIDRVGEMAELVDLVQPDVGVVTSIGAAHLEQLGSLEGVAREKGVILEGRRGLVGTQAAPWYPGLDTYGFGEGVTHAGEGLEVTPQGARFTFRGVPVTLPLASRVQAEAAVLGLALAAEAGLPLAEAAGRLAGVQVPGGRYRVHPGRFTVIDDAYNASPLAVTAALDALAAFPGRRVSVLGRMLELGETERELHAQVGAHAREQADLTYGVGAFAAELGDRAFSTVPELLADLLAEVRDGDVVLVKASRGISWTSERRAQEGVGLDVVVEALLQAREAEAGAGNVPR; from the coding sequence ATGCTCGACCCGCACGCTGCCCTGCCCTTCGCCGCCGCCGTCCACCCGGGGGCGCGCCCCGCCCGGCGCCTGACCTGGGACTCGCGCGAGGCCGGTCCCGAGGTCGCCTTCGTGGCCCTGCCCGGCGAGCGGATGCACGGCAACCGCTTCGTGGAAGCGGCGCTGGCGGCGGGCGCCCCCTTCGTGCTGACCGACCTGGACGTGGAGCGGGCGGTGCGGGTCGGTGATGCGCGGGAAGCCCTCTTTGCCTGGGCACGCTCGCAGCGGGCGCACAACCGGCTGGTCGTGGGCATCACCGGCAGCGTGGGCAAGACGACCGCCAAGAGCTACGCCGCCGCCGCCCTGGACGCCGAGTTCATGCCCGTCTACAACACCTTGCCCGCCATCGCCTGCTTCCTGATCGAGCTGGGCAGCGGCGACCGGCCCCTGGTCGTGGAGATGGGCATCGACCGCGTGGGCGAGATGGCCGAGCTGGTGGACCTCGTGCAGCCCGACGTGGGCGTGGTGACCAGCATCGGGGCGGCGCACCTGGAGCAGCTGGGCAGCCTGGAGGGGGTCGCCCGCGAGAAGGGCGTGATTCTGGAAGGAAGGCGGGGGCTGGTGGGCACCCAGGCCGCCCCCTGGTATCCCGGCCTGGACACCTACGGCTTCGGGGAGGGGGTGACCCACGCCGGGGAAGGGCTGGAGGTGACCCCACAGGGCGCCCGCTTCACCTTCCGGGGCGTGCCGGTCACGCTGCCGCTCGCCTCCCGGGTACAGGCGGAGGCGGCGGTGCTGGGGCTGGCGCTGGCGGCGGAGGCGGGGCTGCCGCTGGCCGAGGCCGCCGGGCGGCTCGCCGGGGTGCAGGTGCCGGGAGGCCGCTACCGGGTCCATCCGGGCCGCTTCACCGTGATCGACGACGCATACAACGCCTCGCCGCTGGCCGTCACCGCCGCGCTGGACGCGCTGGCCGCCTTTCCGGGCCGCCGGGTCAGCGTGCTGGGGCGAATGCTGGAACTGGGCGAGACCGAGCGCGAGCTGCACGCGCAGGTCGGTGCCCACGCGCGGGAACAGGCCGACCTGACCTACGGGGTGGGCGCCTTTGCCGCCGAACTGGGTGACCGCGCCTTTTCCACCGTTCCCGAGCTGCTCGCCGACCTGCTCGCGGAGGTGCGGGACGGGGACGTGGTGCTCGTCAAGGCCAGCCGGGGCATCTCGTGGACCTCCGAGCGGCGGGCGCAGGAGGGCGTGGGGCTGGACGTGGTGGTGGAGGCTTTGCTTCAGGCGCGTGAGGCCGAAGCGGGCGCCGGAAACGTACCCAGATAA
- a CDS encoding Asp23/Gls24 family envelope stress response protein, whose translation MTGSIVVTEAALASLIGLTAHEIPGVVGMAPANLKEGLSRVLGRANAREGVVVGREGEGYTADLYVVVAYGVSIPTVARNITERVEHVARTQAGIDLKATRVHAVGVQRV comes from the coding sequence GTGACTGGCTCCATCGTTGTGACTGAGGCGGCGCTCGCCTCGCTGATCGGGCTGACCGCCCACGAGATTCCGGGGGTGGTCGGCATGGCTCCCGCCAACCTCAAAGAAGGCCTCTCGCGTGTGCTGGGGCGCGCCAACGCCCGCGAAGGCGTGGTGGTGGGCCGCGAAGGCGAGGGCTACACCGCCGACCTGTACGTGGTCGTGGCCTACGGGGTGAGCATCCCGACCGTCGCGCGCAACATCACCGAGCGGGTGGAGCACGTCGCCCGCACCCAGGCGGGCATCGACCTCAAAGCCACGCGCGTCCACGCGGTGGGGGTGCAGCGTGTCTGA
- a CDS encoding acetamidase/formamidase family protein → MSDHHLGTPASRSAAIHTVWNRDLPPALHVRPGETVTFGTLDASDGNVARRAAAGELPGPAALVALAAADAYPQREAPRGHPLTGPVYVEGAEPGDALRVELREVRTADWGWTGCRPNGIGLLDAALAAEGLQPYTHLWDLRAGTHADFRPGLRVPLAPFPGVLGVAPAALGPHPTAPPRSVGGNMDIRQLVAGSTLWLPVEVAGALFSVGDLHAAQGDGELSGTGIECAGEVTLRFGLERGANISTPEFLTPTHGGSSTRWHATTGHHPDLMEAARLALRPMLRRLEARGLTLEEAYVLSSACVDLKISQIVDAPNYTVSAFLPLDVFTDAESAAT, encoded by the coding sequence GTGAGCGACCACCACCTCGGCACCCCTGCTTCCCGCAGCGCGGCCATCCACACCGTCTGGAACCGCGACCTGCCCCCGGCGCTGCACGTGCGCCCTGGCGAGACCGTCACCTTCGGGACCCTCGACGCCTCCGACGGCAACGTGGCCCGGCGGGCGGCGGCGGGCGAGCTGCCTGGCCCCGCTGCCCTCGTCGCCCTCGCCGCTGCCGACGCCTACCCCCAGCGTGAGGCCCCGCGCGGGCACCCGCTGACCGGCCCGGTGTATGTGGAGGGCGCCGAGCCGGGCGACGCCCTGCGGGTCGAGCTGCGGGAGGTGCGGACGGCCGACTGGGGCTGGACCGGCTGCCGGCCGAACGGGATCGGCCTGCTCGACGCCGCGCTGGCGGCCGAGGGTCTTCAGCCCTACACCCACCTGTGGGACCTGCGGGCCGGAACGCACGCCGACTTTCGCCCCGGCCTCCGGGTGCCGCTGGCGCCCTTTCCCGGCGTGCTGGGGGTCGCCCCCGCCGCCCTGGGGCCGCACCCTACCGCCCCACCCCGCTCGGTGGGCGGCAACATGGACATCCGGCAACTCGTGGCGGGGAGCACGCTCTGGCTGCCGGTCGAGGTCGCGGGCGCCCTGTTCTCGGTGGGCGACCTGCACGCGGCGCAGGGCGACGGCGAGCTGAGCGGCACCGGAATCGAGTGCGCGGGAGAGGTCACGCTGCGCTTCGGGCTGGAGCGCGGAGCTAATATCTCCACCCCCGAGTTCCTCACGCCGACCCACGGCGGCAGCAGCACCCGCTGGCACGCCACGACCGGCCACCACCCCGACCTGATGGAGGCGGCCCGGCTTGCCCTGCGCCCCATGTTGCGGCGGCTGGAGGCGCGCGGCCTGACGCTGGAGGAGGCTTACGTCCTGTCGAGCGCCTGCGTGGACCTCAAGATCAGCCAGATCGTGGACGCGCCGAACTACACGGTGAGCGCTTTTTTGCCTTTGGACGTGTTCACAGACGCTGAAAGCGCCGCGACTTGA
- a CDS encoding type 4a pilus biogenesis protein PilO codes for MSVKLAPRSLFFAVLAACVLGLLGWYLLRFQARQQEITQIQGELDTTRLTAAAYRAAQRDLPELEATVARLEVERDAFLRALPATAQFGTVLDEVRRNVSAAGAELTTFTVQSGAGEGLPGGVRPINLNLGVSGQFAQVFRALRSLETMNRFANVGGVGLQLPQATSYNPTLEGTLNLTVYTFDPQAAQGGTPGTGGAAPEAPAAPPAAPEGGVQ; via the coding sequence ATGTCCGTTAAGCTCGCGCCCCGGTCACTCTTTTTCGCGGTGCTGGCCGCCTGCGTGCTGGGGCTGCTGGGCTGGTACCTGCTGCGCTTCCAGGCCCGTCAGCAGGAGATCACCCAGATTCAGGGCGAGCTGGACACCACCCGCCTGACCGCTGCGGCCTACCGCGCCGCGCAGCGCGACCTGCCCGAGCTGGAGGCGACGGTCGCCCGGCTGGAGGTCGAACGCGACGCCTTCTTGCGCGCCCTGCCCGCCACCGCGCAATTCGGCACCGTGCTGGATGAGGTGCGGCGCAACGTCAGCGCGGCGGGGGCGGAACTGACCACCTTCACCGTGCAGAGCGGGGCGGGCGAGGGCCTGCCGGGCGGCGTGCGGCCCATCAACCTGAACCTGGGCGTGAGCGGCCAGTTTGCCCAGGTGTTCCGGGCGCTGCGGTCGCTGGAAACCATGAACCGCTTTGCCAATGTCGGCGGCGTGGGGCTGCAACTGCCCCAGGCCACGTCCTACAACCCCACGCTGGAGGGCACCCTGAACCTCACGGTCTATACCTTCGATCCGCAGGCGGCCCAGGGCGGCACCCCGGGGACGGGCGGCGCGGCCCCCGAGGCCCCCGCCGCTCCTCCCGCCGCGCCCGAGGGAGGCGTCCAGTGA